The proteins below come from a single Juglans regia cultivar Chandler chromosome 12, Walnut 2.0, whole genome shotgun sequence genomic window:
- the LOC108983529 gene encoding transcriptional regulator SUPERMAN-like isoform X1: protein MERNSLSNSLKDGSFGTRAIKDPINMNMNNNVPKDSVNCGSQSYGDHYVNGFSWPPRSYTCSFCKREFKSAQALGGHMNVHRRDRARLRQSPPRDGQHPFLNLNPNPNPKFSSSSSSRRQLTPFSVPLPSLVSPPRSSLTLPYSASLSEGKKWGTLFAGSLFDSSSPKGMALTNTKSEKSYSGGEEFDGSKKGGGCKIFKKPDQIVRLDLEIGLLSDSKEDIDLELRLGCS from the coding sequence ATGGAGAGGAACAGCTTGAGCAACAGTTTGAAAGATGGCAGTTTTGGCACTAGAGCCATTAAAGACCCCatcaacatgaacatgaataacAACGTGCCTAAAGATTCGGTGAACTGTGGTAGCCAAAGCTACGGAGATCATTATGTTAATGGGTTTTCATGGCCTCCGAGATCTTATACATGTAGCTTCTGCAAAAGAGAATTCAAATCTGCTCAAGCTCTGGGTGGCCATATGAACGTCCATAGGAGAGACAGAGCCAGGCTGAGGCAGTCACCCCCAAGGGACGGTCAGCATCCTTTTCTTAATCTTAACCCTAACCCAAACCCTAAGttctcatcctcatcatcatcaagaaGGCAGCTTACACCATTCTCTGTCCCTTTACCTTCTTTAGTTTCTCCTCCTCGTTCGTCATTAACTTTACCATATTCTGCTTCTCTGAGTGAAGGGAAAAAATGGGGTACTCTATTTGCAGGTAGCCTATTTGACTCTTCTAGTCCAAAAGGCATGGCCTTAACTAATACGAAGAGTGAAAAATCATATAGTGGTGGCGAAGAATTTGATGGGTCCAAGAAAGGGGGCGGGTGCAAGATTTTCAAGAAGCCTGATCAGATTGTCAGATTAGACTTGGAGATCGGTCTCCTCAGTGACTCAAAGGAGGATATAGATTTGGAACTTCGATTGGGATGCTCTTAG
- the LOC108983529 gene encoding transcriptional regulator SUPERMAN-like isoform X2 has product MERNSLSNSLKDGSFGTRAIKDPINMNMNNNVPKDSVNCGSQSYGDHYVNGFSWPPRSYTCSFCKREFKSAQALGGHMNVHRRDRARLRQSPPRDGSLFDSSSPKGMALTNTKSEKSYSGGEEFDGSKKGGGCKIFKKPDQIVRLDLEIGLLSDSKEDIDLELRLGCS; this is encoded by the exons ATGGAGAGGAACAGCTTGAGCAACAGTTTGAAAGATGGCAGTTTTGGCACTAGAGCCATTAAAGACCCCatcaacatgaacatgaataacAACGTGCCTAAAGATTCGGTGAACTGTGGTAGCCAAAGCTACGGAGATCATTATGTTAATGGGTTTTCATGGCCTCCGAGATCTTATACATGTAGCTTCTGCAAAAGAGAATTCAAATCTGCTCAAGCTCTGGGTGGCCATATGAACGTCCATAGGAGAGACAGAGCCAGGCTGAGGCAGTCACCCCCAAGGGACG GTAGCCTATTTGACTCTTCTAGTCCAAAAGGCATGGCCTTAACTAATACGAAGAGTGAAAAATCATATAGTGGTGGCGAAGAATTTGATGGGTCCAAGAAAGGGGGCGGGTGCAAGATTTTCAAGAAGCCTGATCAGATTGTCAGATTAGACTTGGAGATCGGTCTCCTCAGTGACTCAAAGGAGGATATAGATTTGGAACTTCGATTGGGATGCTCTTAG
- the LOC108983528 gene encoding FHA domain-containing protein At4g14490-like translates to MTSGQVNHRVEKELPVSIFQKHFKFTETMEPPPLKLVMLRGPREGETLEFRPCATVRIGRLVRGNTVPIKEVGISSKHLSIESSSSGSGKWILRDLHSSNGTLLNATKILPDSPYDLRDADSIKIGEYTSILVKIDGHNESQLRRNPRRRAAEKDKAEPVAENQGPRVKASIESEAKCDEKGEDLETGNRRKGRPRKARVMKSEDVAQELRYQEPENVGPVEEKPLRQTSTRRTRSAKIKESGPLEPVLEKIPENLSGEVEVKGKKNRVGARRRKNLCEESLNFVRVDASENKGNVEETNFEENIITDVDKGAPSGVDASENKENVEETNSEENDRLDVDKGAGTGVDDKVERGASSGVKEEEGLDLEKMTLGDWFDYLEVHLPKQIIDATEEMIDGMRQKAKKVREYMVEQRTERGKVPVR, encoded by the coding sequence ATGACATCGGGTCAGGTCAATCATAGGGTTGAGAAGGAGCTGCCCGTTTCAATCTTTCAGAAGCATTTCAAATTCACTGAAACAATGGAACCCCCGCCACTGAAGCTCGTAATGCTCCGAGGCCCTCGCGAGGGCGAAACCTTAGAATTCCGACCCTGTGCCACCGTCCGAATCGGCCGTCTCGTCCGGGGCAACACCGTCCCCATCAAGGAGGTCGGCATTTCCTCCAAGCACCTCTCCATTGAGTCATCCTCTTCTGGGTCAGGCAAATGGATCCTTCGCGATCTTCACTCCTCCAACGGCACCCTCCTCAACGCCACCAAGATCCTCCCAGACTCTCCCTATGATCTCCGCGATGCCGACTCCATCAAGATCGGCGAGTACACCTCCATCTTAGTCAAGATTGACGGCCACAATGAGAGCCAACTGAGACGGAACCCCAGGCGCCGGGCCGCCGAGAAAGACAAGGCGGAACCGGTGGCAGAGAATCAGGGCCCGAGGGTAAAGGCTTCTATAGAGAGCGAAGCTAAATGTGATGAGAAAGGTGAGGACTTGGAGACTGGGAATAGAAGGAAGGGTCGGCCGAGGAAAGCTAGGGTTATGAAGAGCGAAGACGTTGCTCAGGAACTTCGTTATCAGGAGCCTGAGAATGTGGGGCCCGTGGAAGAGAAACCGTTACGGCAAACAAGTACAAGGCGCACACGGAGTGCAAAGATCAAGGAATCTGGGCCTTTAGAACCGGTTCTCGAGAAGATCCCAGAGAATTTGAGTGGAGAAGTTGAGGTTAAGGGTAAGAAGAACCGAGTCGGggcgagaagaaggaagaatttATGCGAAGAGTCATTGAATTTCGTTCGAGTTGATGCTTCGGAGAATAAGGGAAACGTGGAAGAGACAAATTTCGAAGAAAACATTATAACCGATGTTGACAAAGGCGCTCCGAGTGGAGTTGATGCTTCAGAGAATAAGGAGAATGTGGAGGAAACGAATTCCGAAGAAAATGATAGACTGGATGTCGATAAAGGCGCGGGGACCGGAGTTGATGATAAGGTGGAACGGGGGGCTAGTTCTGGTGTCAAAGAGGAGGAGGGGCTGGATTTGGAGAAGATGACGCTTGGGGACTGGTTCGATTATTTGGAGGTGCATTTGCCCAAACAGATAATTGATGCGACCGAGGAGATGATTGACGGTATGAGACAGAAAGCTAAGAAAGTTCGTGAGTATATGGTGGAGCAGAGGACTGAGAGGGGTAAAGTGCCAGTGCGATAG